CGGCATGGAATCACGCCTAAACAACATCCTGATCGACCGCTATCAGGACGATGAAAACGCCGGTTATCCCACGTTGTGCAAAGGGCGTTATTTAGTCGATGGGCAGCGCTACCATGCGTTAGAAGAACCAACCAGCCTGAACACGCTGGAACTGCTGCCTGAACTGATGGCTGCCAATATTGCCTCCGTGAAGATAGAAGGCCGCCAGCGCAGCCCGGCCTACGTCAGCCAGATTACGCAAGTATGGCGACAGGCTATCGATCGCTGCCGCGCCAATCCTGAGACATTCGTTCCCACTCAGGCCTGGATGGATGCGTTAGGTGCAGTGGCTGAAGGCACACAAACCACGCTCGGCGCTTATCACCGCAAATGGCAGTAGCAGGAGAACACATGAAATACGCATTAGGGAATATTCTCTACTATTGGCCGAAAGAGGATGTTGAGGCGTTTTATCAGGCCGCGGTGAACAGCAGCGCCGATATCATTTATCTCGGTGAAACGGTGTGCAGCAAGCGCCGCCTGATGAAGGTGGCAGACTGGTTCAACGTTGCTCGTGAGGTCGCCAACAGCGGAAAGCAGGTGGTGATCTCTACTCTGGCGCTCTTACAAGCGCCGTCTGAGCTTACCGAGCTAAAACGCTATGTGGAGAACGGCGAGTTCTTGCTGGAAGCGAACGATCTGGGCGCAGTTAACATCGCCGCCGAACGCAATCTGCCGTTTGTCGCCGGACATGCGCTCAACTGCTATAACGCGTATACGCTGCGAGTCCTGCATAAACAAGGCATGGTGCGCTGGTGCATGCCAGTTGAGCTATCCCGAGACTGGCTGCAAAACTTACTGAACCAATGCGACGAGCTTGGCTTTCGCCATCAGTTTGAAGTGGAAGTGCTCAGCTATGGCCATTTACCGTTAGCCTATTCCGCTCGCTGCTTTACCGCTCGTTCAGAAGATCGGCCGAAGGATGAATGCGAAACCTGCTGTCTCAGCTATCCGCAAGGAAGAAAAATGCTGTCGCAGGAGAACCAGCAGGTGTTTGTCCTCAACGGCATTCAGACGCAAAGCGGCTATTGCTACAACCTCGGCAACGAACTGACGTCAATGCAAGATCTGGTCGATATCGTCAGGCTATCCCCGAACGATATCAGCACGCCGGCGATGCTGGATAAATTTCGCGCCAACGAACAAGGCAATGCACCATTAACGCTGGAAAATCAGGCGGATTGCAACGGCTACTGGCGTCGCGTCGCTGGCCTTGAACTCGTTCAATAACGCATTTCCTTTCAGGGCGGCCAGCCGCCCTTTCCTTCCTAAGCGCACCTTTGAACTACGTATAACCGCGACATTCCCGCATACTGATCTGACTTTCATCATTGACTGACGGCGTTAAGCATCCACCAAATGGGTGGAGTCAGTGAACAACAAAGTGAGCCATGTTATGTCTATGTCTTCTCAACCCACCGTGTTTTCCGTCCTCGATCTTGCGCCGATTCCGCAAGGTGCGACAGCGTGCGACGCCTTCCATCGCTCGCTGGATCTGGCGCAGCATACAGAAAAATGGGGCTATCACCGCTATTGGCTGGCGGAACACCACAGCATGACCGGTATCGCCAGTGCGGCGACTTCCGTGCTTCTCGGTTATCTTGCTTCGGGAACACAGCGCATTCGTCTCGGCTCCGGCGGCGTAATGCTACCGAACCACTCGCCGCTCGTCATCGCCGAGCAGTTCGGTACGCTGGAATCGCTGTATCCCGGCCGTATCGATTTGGGATTAGGTCGCGCGCCCGGTACCGATCAGCGCACCATGATGGCGCTGCGCCGTCACCTTAATGCCGATATCGAAGATTTCCCACGCGATGTGCAGGAACTACAACGCTATTTCGCCGATGCACTGCCGGGTCAGCCGGTACAAGCAGTCCCGGGACAAGGCCTACACGTTCCGATCTGGCTATTGGGTTCGAGCTTGTATAGCGCACAGCTGGCCGCGAGACTGGGGCTACCTTTTGCCTTCGCCGCCCATTTCGCGCCCGATATGTTGCTGGAAGCATTCCGTCTCTATCGCGAACACTTCATACCTTCAGCCACCCACGCCAAACCTTATGCGATGGTTTGCGTCAATGTGGTGGCGGCCGATAGCGATCGGGATGCGCGTTTCCTCTTCACCTCAATGCAGCAGCAGTTCATCAATCTGCGCCGTGGTACACCGGGCCCGCTGCCCACGCCGGTAGAAAACATCGACACAGTCGGATCGCCTGCCGAGCAGTTTGGTGCGGAGCAAGCACTGCGGCTGTCGATTGTTGGCGATAGCACGAAAGTCCGTCATGGATTGCAGAGTCTTTTGCGTGAAACACAGGCGGATGAAGTGATGATCAATGGGCAAATCTTTGATCATCAGGCGCGACTGCGATCGTTTGAAATCGCAATGGATGTACGGCAGACGCTGTAATATCGAATGAGTGAGTTTGTTGTGACCAAAAAAAACGACCCGTTAAGGGTCGTTTTGTATTGCAGTCGATTTTAAAAAAATCGTAGCTTATGCGTCAGCAGGACGACGACGTGGAGCGCGCGGTGCGGCATCACGGTTGAAAGAACGCTCGCGACGCTCACCGCTGTTACCTTCACGGCGTTCACCACCGCCGAAAGAGCGGCGTGGTGCTGCGCCATCACGACGTTCGCCACCAGGACGACCACCGCCACGACGTTCTGGCTGTGCAACTGCATCCCCCATCAACTGCATATTCATTGGTTTGTTCAGAATACGCGTACGGGTGAAATGTGATAACAGGTCGCCCGGCATACCTTTCGGCAGTTCAATCGTCGAGTGAGACGCGAACAGCTTGATGTTACCGATGTAGCGGCTGCTGATATCACCTTCATTGGCGATAGCACCAACAATGTGGCGAACTTCAACGCCGTCATCACGACCCACTTCAATACGATACAGTTCCATCTCACCAGCATCACGACGCTCACGACGTTGTGGACGGTCACCGTCACGGCTGTCACGAGAATCGCGAGGATCACGACGACGATCGCCACGTGAATCACTGCGAGACTCATCACGATCGCGGAATTCGCGACGAGGACGGAATACCGGATCTGGCGGCAGAATCAGAGGGCGTTCACCCTGCGCCATTTTCAGCAGCGCAGCGGCCAGCGTTTCGACATCCAGCTCTTCCTGCGGTTGCAGTTTTGCCAGTAGCGCACGGTACATGTCCAGATCGCTGCTTTCCAGCTGTTGCTGTACTTTAGCGGCGAACTTAGCCAGACGGCGTTGACCCAGCAATTCTGCGTTTGGCAATTCCACTTCAGGAATGGTCAGCTTCATTGTGCGCTCAACGTTGCGCAGCAGGCGACGTTCACGGTTTTCGACGAACAGCAGAGCACGGCCCGCACGACCAGCACGACCGGTACGGCCAATACGGTGAACGTAAGACTCAGCATCCATCGGGATATCGTAGTTAACTACCAGGCTGATACGCTCAACGTCCAGACCACGCGCCGCAACGTCGGTCGCGATCAGGATATCCAGACGACCATCTTTCAGACGCTCCAGCGTTTGCTCACGCAGCGCCTGATTCATGTCACCGTTCAGCGCGGCGCTGTTGTAACCACTACGCTCCAGGGCTTCGGCCACTTCCAACGTCGCATTTTTGGTACGAACGAAAATAATCGCCGCATCAAAATCTTCCGCTTCCAGGAAACGTACCAGCGCGTCATTTTTACGCATACCCTGCACCGTCCAGTAGCTCTGGCTGATGTCTGGACGCGTAGTAATGCTTGATTGAATGCGAACTTCTTGCGGATCTTTCATGAAACGGCGCGTAATGCGGCGAATCGCTTCAGGCATGGTCGCAGAGAACAGCGCAGTCTGATGTTCAGCAGGGATCTGAGCCATGATGTTTTCAACATCTTCGATGAAGCCCATACGCAGCATTTCATCAGCTTCGTCCAGCACCAAACCACTCAGGTTGGACAGATCCAGCGTACCACGTTTCAGGTGATCCAGCAGACGGCCCGGCGTACCCACGACGATCTGTGCACCACCACGCAAAGCGCGCAGTTGCACGTCATAGCGTTGGCCGCCGTACAGTGCGACGACGTTCACGCCGTGCATATGTTTGGAGAAATCATTGCAGGCCTCTGCTACCTGCACCGCCAGCTCGCGGGTCGGTGCCAGCACCAGAATCTGTGGTGCTTTAAGTTCAGGTTTCAGATTGTTCAGTAATGGCAGAGAGAACGCTGCTGTTTTACCGCTACCGGTCTGTGCCATACCCAGCACGTCTCGACCGTTCAGCAGGTGAGGAATACATTCCGCCTGAATCGGAGACGGTTTTTCATAGCCCAAATCAGTCAGGGCATTAAGGATGGAGGTGTTCAGCCCCAAATCGGCAAAAGAAGTTACTAAATCAGTCATGTACACGTGCCTCATTAAACATGGCGGCCAGTCTACATAACTCGTCGTGAAAATTTTCAGTCATTTTCATTGAAAAGTGTGAACCGGCTCAAATTGGATTAAAAAGCGAACAAAAAAGCCCTCACCCGTGAAGGTGATAACCGAAGTTTTTCAGGCTGATTAAGTGTTCGTCAGCTATTGCTGGTCCGATCCTGATAGGTCGTCTTGCTCTTGGCCTAATAGCGCCAATTCCAACAATGCATAGCGGTGCTCAACAAAGTTATGGACGTTGTTGGCAACCGTCAGCTTGAACAGCGCCAAAGCGGTGTTCTTGTCCCCCAGACTTAGGTAGTGCTTACCTAA
The nucleotide sequence above comes from Pectobacterium brasiliense. Encoded proteins:
- a CDS encoding U32 family peptidase is translated as MKYALGNILYYWPKEDVEAFYQAAVNSSADIIYLGETVCSKRRLMKVADWFNVAREVANSGKQVVISTLALLQAPSELTELKRYVENGEFLLEANDLGAVNIAAERNLPFVAGHALNCYNAYTLRVLHKQGMVRWCMPVELSRDWLQNLLNQCDELGFRHQFEVEVLSYGHLPLAYSARCFTARSEDRPKDECETCCLSYPQGRKMLSQENQQVFVLNGIQTQSGYCYNLGNELTSMQDLVDIVRLSPNDISTPAMLDKFRANEQGNAPLTLENQADCNGYWRRVAGLELVQ
- a CDS encoding luciferase-like monooxygenase; this translates as MSMSSQPTVFSVLDLAPIPQGATACDAFHRSLDLAQHTEKWGYHRYWLAEHHSMTGIASAATSVLLGYLASGTQRIRLGSGGVMLPNHSPLVIAEQFGTLESLYPGRIDLGLGRAPGTDQRTMMALRRHLNADIEDFPRDVQELQRYFADALPGQPVQAVPGQGLHVPIWLLGSSLYSAQLAARLGLPFAFAAHFAPDMLLEAFRLYREHFIPSATHAKPYAMVCVNVVAADSDRDARFLFTSMQQQFINLRRGTPGPLPTPVENIDTVGSPAEQFGAEQALRLSIVGDSTKVRHGLQSLLRETQADEVMINGQIFDHQARLRSFEIAMDVRQTL
- a CDS encoding DEAD/DEAH family ATP-dependent RNA helicase, whose amino-acid sequence is MTDLVTSFADLGLNTSILNALTDLGYEKPSPIQAECIPHLLNGRDVLGMAQTGSGKTAAFSLPLLNNLKPELKAPQILVLAPTRELAVQVAEACNDFSKHMHGVNVVALYGGQRYDVQLRALRGGAQIVVGTPGRLLDHLKRGTLDLSNLSGLVLDEADEMLRMGFIEDVENIMAQIPAEHQTALFSATMPEAIRRITRRFMKDPQEVRIQSSITTRPDISQSYWTVQGMRKNDALVRFLEAEDFDAAIIFVRTKNATLEVAEALERSGYNSAALNGDMNQALREQTLERLKDGRLDILIATDVAARGLDVERISLVVNYDIPMDAESYVHRIGRTGRAGRAGRALLFVENRERRLLRNVERTMKLTIPEVELPNAELLGQRRLAKFAAKVQQQLESSDLDMYRALLAKLQPQEELDVETLAAALLKMAQGERPLILPPDPVFRPRREFRDRDESRSDSRGDRRRDPRDSRDSRDGDRPQRRERRDAGEMELYRIEVGRDDGVEVRHIVGAIANEGDISSRYIGNIKLFASHSTIELPKGMPGDLLSHFTRTRILNKPMNMQLMGDAVAQPERRGGGRPGGERRDGAAPRRSFGGGERREGNSGERRERSFNRDAAPRAPRRRPADA
- the yrbN gene encoding protein YrbN, giving the protein MKMTENFHDELCRLAAMFNEARVHD